Proteins encoded within one genomic window of Strix uralensis isolate ZFMK-TIS-50842 chromosome 32, bStrUra1, whole genome shotgun sequence:
- the PRCC gene encoding proline-rich protein PRCC, with product MSLVAYASSEEESDAEEAAGEEEEAAAPSPAAAQQPPARGLFATLPPPKAPVMPPLPLPPQPLGSGFPLLPPPHGGPPPPFLMGPPPGMRGFSTPPPGMSPAQASAVSLPEPASSGNGSGEQPRLGGLLLPPPRNAATTTAASTLNLPPPVSASAALPGAGVDLSLPKPKKRTEPVRITAPELHKGDSDSEEDEPAKKKNTLQGRGEGSGLSALLPQPKNLTVKETNRLLLPYAFSRKAGDNASDSKPAKAPTSSSKTKPLSKPAVPTTPSPSAIKAAAKSAALQVTKQITQEEDDSDEELEPENYFSLSDRSEPSVAGAEPYMYSGTVVSEDPPPGTEPEPQFQDAAANAPLEFKTGAGSSGAQHSWAPKPGEDYGSQYSQFPAYGEAGAYYQDYYSSGYYQEMEPAQAAPQEMSTDSSFIDDEAFKRLQGKRNRGREEINFVDIKGDDQLSGAQQWLTKSLTEEKTMKSFSKKKGDQPTGQQRRKHQITYLIHQAKERELELKNTWSENKLSRRQTQAKYGF from the exons ATGTCCCTGGTGGCCTATGCCAGCAGCGAAGAGGAGAGCGATGCGGAGGAGGCCGCgggcgaggaggaggaagccGCCGCTCCGTCTCCTGCCGCAgcccagcagcccccggcccgggggcTCTTCGCCaccttgcccccccccaaagcccccgTGATGCCCCCGCTGCCCCTGCCTCCCCAGCCGCTGGGCAGCGGCTTCCCCCTGCTGCCGCCGCCCCACGGCGGGCCGCCCCCTCCTTTCCTTATGGGCCCCCCGCCCGGCATGAGGGGCTTCAGCACCCCTCCGCCGGGCATGAGCCCGGCCCAGGCCTCCGCCGTCAGCCTGCCCGAGCCGGCCTCCAGCGGGAACGGGAGCGGGGagcagcccaggctgggggggctgctcctgcctcccccgAGGAACGCTGCCACCACGACCGCTGCCTCTACCCTCAACCTGCCCCCTCCTGTCTCGGCCTCTGCTgctctgcccggggctggggtggATTTGAGCCTCCCCAAGCCAAAGAAGAGGACAGAGCCGGTGCGGATCACGGCGCCCGAGTTGCACAAGGGAGAT tcaGATTCAGAGGAAGATGAaccagcaaagaagaaaaatactcttcAG GGACGCGGCGAGGGCTCTGGCTTGTCCGCTTTGCTTCCTCAACCCAAAAATTTGACAGTGAAAGAGACCAATCGGTTACTTTTGCCCTACGCTTTCTCGAGGAAAGCGGGAGACAATGCCTCCGACTCGAAGCCCGCTAAAGCCCCGACCTCTTCCTCCAAAACAAAACCTCTGTCCAAGCCAGCGGTGCCCACAACTCCTTCTCCGTCTGCCATCAAAGCTGCCGCCAAGAGCGCTGCCCTGCAGGTAACCAAGCAGATCACGCAGGAAGAGGACGACAGCGATGAAGAGCTCGAGCCAGAGAACTACTTCTCCTTGTCTGACAGGAGCGAGCCCAGCGTCGCGGGCGCCGAGCCGTACATGTACTCTGGCACGGTGGTGTCGGAGGACCCACCGCCCGGGACCGAGCCAGAACCCCAGTTCCAGGACGCTGCTGCTAATGCCCCTCTGGAGTTCAAGACGGGCGCGGGCTCCAGCGGTGCTCAGCACAGCTGGGCACCCAAACCCGGGGAGGACTACGGCAGCCAGTACAGCCAGTTCCCTGCCTATGGCGAGGCCGGTGCATATTATCAG GATTACTACAGCAGCGGCTACTACCAGGAGATGGAACCAGCCCAGGCAGCGCCGCAGGAGATGAGCACCGACTCCTCCTTCATAGACGACGAAGCG TTCAAGCGTCTGCAAGGCAAGCGGAATCGAGGGAGGGAAGAGATCAACTTTGTGGATATCAAAGGTGACGATCAGCTGAGTGGAGCCCAGCAGTGGCTGACCAAATCCCTGACAGAGGAGAAGACCATGAAATCCTTCAGCAAG AAAAAAGGAGATCAGCCCACaggacagcagaggaggaaaCACCAGATCACGTACCTGATCCATCAG GCGAAGGAAAGAGAACTGGAACTGAAAAACACATGGTCTGAAAACAAGCTCAGCCGACGGCAGACTCAAGCCAAATATGGATTCTAA